A region from the Campylobacter subantarcticus LMG 24377 genome encodes:
- a CDS encoding ATP-dependent ClpAP protease, ATP-binding subunit ClpA gives MKYKELIDSFVPNARHLSFINHHEFITCEHLLFALVKLSNDFKNLLEEIGDGDLQGFENELKNYLAKNNEILKKEIEPTFSVILESILHKLNAKNQNTVIDFIIALCKEEKAYSYNILKKHFIEEEKIHELLQSAEFENLKAHTIELVELAKNGKIDPVIGRKFELERMMQILSRRKKNNPILVGEPGVGKSAVIDGLALAIAEEKVPKHLKNSKIYSLDMASLLSGTKYRGDFEKRLKDIIKELENIPNAILFIDEIHTIVGTGASNESHADMSNLLKPALSNGNIKCIGATTFIEYKNTFDKNKALSRRFAKIDIDEPSEAECFLILQGLRTKYENFHKIKISDEILQTSIKLAKQFLHDKFLPDSAIDLIDELGASFALEDKKSKKIVKTKDLENTLARMTHSHKIYESDQGKILKNLESNLKQNIFGQDEAIKALCSILKQSYAGLKGKNTPKGVFLFTGSSGVGKTELAKNLAQILNLNLERFDMSEYSQKHDVSKLIGTSAGYVGYEDGGLLSNSIKKNPFSVVLFDEIEKAHPDLTNIFLQIFDNASLTDSSGLKADFKNAIIIMTSNLGLKENNELGFLSSDKEKSNKAIKDFFAPEFINRIDKIIHFNDLNQTILEQIIQKELDLMAQNLNNITIQADKNIKEFLAKKTNNKEFGVRLLKRIIAEELGERLSDEILFGRLKNGGVLKLKLTKNEKIDFVF, from the coding sequence ATGAAATATAAAGAATTAATTGATTCATTTGTACCCAATGCAAGACACTTAAGCTTTATCAATCACCATGAATTTATCACTTGTGAACACTTACTTTTTGCTTTGGTTAAACTTAGCAATGATTTTAAGAATTTACTAGAAGAAATTGGAGATGGTGATTTACAAGGCTTTGAAAATGAATTAAAAAACTACTTAGCCAAAAACAATGAAATTTTGAAAAAAGAAATAGAACCTACTTTCTCTGTGATCTTAGAAAGCATCTTACATAAACTTAATGCAAAAAATCAAAATACAGTAATTGACTTCATTATTGCACTTTGTAAAGAAGAAAAAGCTTATTCATATAATATTCTCAAAAAACACTTCATCGAGGAAGAAAAAATACACGAATTATTACAAAGTGCAGAATTTGAAAATTTAAAAGCCCACACCATAGAACTAGTTGAACTTGCAAAAAATGGCAAAATAGACCCGGTTATAGGTAGAAAATTTGAACTAGAAAGAATGATGCAAATTCTAAGTCGACGTAAAAAAAATAATCCTATTTTAGTAGGTGAACCAGGCGTTGGTAAAAGTGCTGTTATTGATGGTTTAGCACTAGCTATAGCAGAAGAAAAAGTACCTAAACACTTAAAAAATTCAAAAATTTATAGTCTTGATATGGCAAGTTTACTTTCAGGGACAAAATATAGGGGAGATTTTGAAAAAAGGTTAAAAGATATTATAAAAGAATTGGAAAATATCCCTAATGCGATTTTGTTTATAGATGAAATTCACACCATAGTAGGAACAGGAGCAAGCAACGAAAGCCATGCTGATATGTCAAATTTACTAAAACCTGCATTAAGCAATGGTAATATCAAATGTATCGGTGCAACTACCTTTATAGAGTACAAAAACACCTTTGACAAAAACAAAGCTCTAAGTCGAAGATTTGCAAAAATTGACATAGATGAACCAAGCGAAGCAGAATGTTTTCTAATCTTACAAGGTTTAAGAACTAAATATGAAAATTTTCATAAAATCAAAATCAGTGATGAAATTTTACAAACAAGCATAAAACTAGCAAAGCAATTTTTACACGATAAGTTTTTGCCAGATAGTGCTATTGATTTAATCGATGAGCTTGGGGCAAGTTTTGCTTTAGAAGATAAAAAAAGTAAAAAAATAGTAAAAACAAAGGACTTGGAAAATACCTTAGCAAGAATGACGCATTCGCACAAAATTTACGAAAGCGATCAAGGAAAAATTCTAAAAAATCTAGAATCTAATTTAAAGCAAAATATCTTTGGACAAGATGAGGCTATTAAAGCTTTATGTTCTATTTTAAAACAAAGCTATGCAGGATTAAAAGGCAAAAACACTCCAAAAGGCGTATTTTTATTTACCGGCTCAAGTGGAGTGGGTAAGACTGAATTAGCTAAAAATTTAGCACAAATTTTAAATCTTAATCTTGAAAGATTTGATATGAGCGAATACTCGCAAAAACACGATGTAAGCAAGCTCATAGGAACTTCTGCAGGTTATGTGGGTTATGAAGATGGGGGCTTGCTTAGCAATAGTATTAAAAAAAACCCTTTTAGTGTAGTTTTGTTTGATGAGATAGAAAAAGCCCACCCTGATCTAACTAACATCTTTTTACAAATTTTTGACAATGCAAGCTTAACTGATAGTAGTGGCTTAAAAGCTGATTTTAAAAACGCCATTATCATTATGACTTCTAATTTAGGTTTAAAAGAAAACAATGAATTGGGATTTCTAAGTAGCGATAAAGAAAAAAGCAATAAAGCTATAAAAGATTTCTTTGCGCCTGAATTTATCAACCGTATTGATAAAATCATTCATTTTAATGATCTAAATCAAACAATTTTAGAACAAATAATCCAAAAAGAACTTGATTTAATGGCACAAAATTTAAATAACATCACAATACAAGCTGATAAAAATATAAAAGAATTTCTTGCTAAAAAAACCAACAATAAAGAATTTGGAGTAAGATTGTTAAAACGTATTATCGCAGAAGAATTGGGTGAGAGATTAAGTGATGAAATTTTATTTGGAAGATTAAAAAATGGTGGTGTTTTAAAACTCAAACTTACGAAAAATGAAAAAATCGATTTTGTATTCTGA
- the smpB gene encoding SsrA-binding protein SmpB, with amino-acid sequence MKKTIVKNKKAFFDYEILEKLEAGIVLKGSEVVALRASRANLKDSFVRIIKGEIFLLNAHISHLSTTHSFYKHDEKGARKLLMHKKQIDRLFGKISTQGFTIVPLELYFNEKNKAKALIALAKGKNLHDKRESLKKKQADLEARAAMKNHY; translated from the coding sequence ATGAAAAAAACTATAGTAAAAAACAAAAAAGCTTTTTTTGATTATGAAATTTTGGAAAAACTTGAAGCAGGTATTGTTTTAAAGGGTTCTGAAGTAGTAGCATTAAGAGCTTCAAGAGCTAATTTAAAAGATTCTTTTGTGCGTATTATTAAGGGTGAAATTTTTTTACTCAATGCACACATTTCTCATCTTAGCACTACTCATTCATTTTACAAACATGATGAAAAAGGCGCACGAAAACTTCTAATGCATAAAAAGCAAATTGATAGGCTTTTTGGTAAAATCAGCACCCAAGGCTTTACTATAGTGCCATTAGAACTTTATTTTAATGAAAAAAATAAAGCGAAAGCCTTAATAGCCTTAGCTAAAGGAAAAAACTTACACGACAAAAGAGAAAGCCTAAAGAAAAAACAAGCAGATCTTGAAGCAAGAGCTGCTATGAAAAATCATTATTAA
- the truB gene encoding tRNA pseudouridine(55) synthase TruB (catalyzes isomerization of specific uridines in RNA to pseudouridine; responsible for residues in T loops of many tRNAs), with translation MNKLFVAYKPSGMSSNAFLSKLKKKYKNKKAGFSGTLDPFAKGVLLIAFDQYTKLFRFFDKNPKVYKATLWLGVHSLSLDNQNIKEINLINAFDEKVLEQIKNELLGKITYTPPAFCAKKIDGVRSYELAKRGFKVNLKPCVMEIFYTKILHYNHPFLTIEIAVSEGSYIRSYCELFARKLGIKATLSSLERLSEGKFFYENEKELNPLAYLNLRKNTIKYPQKLHNGQKIFLDDLKIQEEGSYILEEKDFFSIISIQDNQVQYYLNKVLKC, from the coding sequence ATGAATAAACTTTTTGTAGCTTATAAACCAAGCGGAATGAGTTCTAATGCTTTTTTAAGTAAACTCAAGAAAAAATATAAAAATAAAAAAGCAGGTTTTTCAGGAACACTTGATCCTTTTGCAAAAGGTGTTTTACTCATAGCCTTTGATCAATACACAAAACTTTTTCGTTTTTTTGATAAAAACCCAAAGGTTTACAAAGCAACACTTTGGCTAGGTGTGCATTCACTAAGCCTTGATAATCAAAATATCAAAGAAATCAACCTTATCAATGCTTTTGATGAGAAAGTTTTAGAACAAATTAAAAATGAACTTTTAGGTAAAATCACCTACACCCCACCCGCATTTTGTGCAAAAAAAATAGATGGTGTACGCTCATATGAACTTGCAAAAAGAGGTTTTAAAGTCAATTTAAAGCCCTGTGTTATGGAAATTTTTTATACTAAAATTTTACACTACAATCATCCTTTTTTAACTATAGAAATAGCAGTTAGTGAAGGTTCTTATATACGCTCTTATTGTGAGTTATTTGCTAGAAAACTAGGCATTAAAGCCACGTTAAGCTCATTAGAACGTTTAAGCGAGGGAAAGTTTTTTTATGAGAATGAAAAAGAGTTAAATCCTTTGGCTTATTTAAATCTTAGAAAAAATACGATAAAATATCCCCAAAAATTACACAATGGACAAAAAATATTTTTGGATGATTTAAAAATTCAAGAAGAAGGTAGCTATATTTTAGAAGAAAAAGATTTTTTTTCTATCATTTCTATCCAAGATAATCAAGTGCAATATTATTTAAATAAGGTATTAAAATGTTAA
- the flgC gene encoding flagellar basal body rod protein FlgC yields MAYLSDFDISGYGLSAQRFRMNVISSNIANANTTRTAEGGPYRRREVIFKATDFNELLNKQIAKDNNFLEYENPLNDPASPKDAKPAIMSVVVDKVVRDDKDFRMKFDPSHPDANEQGYVAFPNINPVIEMADLIEATRAYQANVSAFTSTKTIAQSAIDLLRG; encoded by the coding sequence ATGGCTTATTTAAGTGATTTTGATATTAGCGGATACGGACTTAGTGCACAACGTTTTAGAATGAATGTAATTAGCTCAAACATAGCTAATGCCAATACCACTAGAACAGCTGAGGGTGGTCCATATAGAAGAAGAGAAGTGATTTTTAAAGCAACTGATTTTAATGAATTACTAAACAAGCAAATCGCTAAAGACAATAATTTTTTAGAATATGAAAATCCTTTAAATGATCCGGCTTCTCCAAAAGATGCAAAACCTGCTATAATGAGCGTAGTAGTGGATAAAGTTGTAAGAGATGATAAAGATTTCCGTATGAAATTTGACCCATCTCACCCAGATGCAAATGAACAAGGATATGTTGCTTTTCCAAATATAAACCCAGTGATTGAAATGGCCGATTTAATAGAAGCAACAAGAGCCTATCAAGCAAATGTAAGTGCTTTTACTAGCACAAAAACCATAGCACAAAGTGCGATAGATTTATTAAGAGGTTAA
- the aat gene encoding leucyl/phenylalanyl-tRNA--protein transferase, protein MKKSILYSELLKSPDDAPVFISKKLEPNFLPYAYNLGLFPWTSDPVTWWCPSPRMVLYPDEVRIQKSIKKALKSYEVKLDFNFNSLIKHCALRKKTWISQEFIEVYTQLFEQNLAHSVEVYEDDVLIGGLYGLIIGKMFFGESMISLKKDASKVALIKLCEILKPYDFLIDCQVPNEHLKFMGAKEMIKKDFLKILENKVSLESGFKNFKNLL, encoded by the coding sequence ATGAAAAAATCGATTTTGTATTCTGAGCTTTTAAAAAGCCCTGATGATGCACCTGTTTTTATCAGCAAAAAACTAGAGCCCAATTTCCTGCCCTATGCCTATAACCTAGGGCTTTTTCCCTGGACTAGCGACCCTGTAACTTGGTGGTGTCCCTCGCCTAGAATGGTGCTTTACCCTGATGAAGTTCGCATACAAAAAAGCATCAAAAAAGCTCTAAAAAGTTATGAAGTAAAACTTGATTTTAATTTTAACTCACTCATAAAACACTGTGCTTTGAGAAAAAAAACATGGATAAGTCAAGAATTTATAGAAGTTTACACTCAACTTTTTGAACAAAACTTAGCCCATAGTGTTGAAGTATATGAAGATGATGTTTTAATTGGTGGTTTATACGGGCTTATCATAGGCAAAATGTTTTTTGGTGAAAGCATGATTAGCTTAAAAAAAGATGCCTCAAAAGTAGCTTTAATAAAGCTTTGTGAAATTTTAAAACCTTATGATTTTTTAATAGACTGCCAGGTGCCCAATGAACATTTAAAATTTATGGGCGCAAAAGAAATGATAAAAAAAGATTTTTTAAAAATACTAGAAAACAAAGTTTCACTTGAAAGTGGCTTTAAAAATTTTAAAAATTTACTATAA
- the flgB gene encoding flagellar basal body rod protein FlgB, with product MISPFKSKELIVDALAGRNLRSQMISSNLANVDTPFYKARDIEFETALVNRANEIFKKKDKNELELASTNANHQKPWKFPDPNKSTIYLRDGHLARNDANTVDLDVETTEMSKNTMMITALDGVLRRQSNIFSTIIDTSSKLG from the coding sequence ATGATAAGCCCTTTTAAGTCAAAAGAACTTATTGTCGATGCTTTAGCAGGAAGAAACCTAAGAAGTCAAATGATTAGTTCTAACCTTGCAAATGTTGACACTCCTTTTTATAAAGCAAGAGATATAGAATTTGAAACTGCTTTGGTTAATAGAGCAAATGAAATTTTCAAAAAGAAAGATAAAAACGAGCTTGAACTAGCAAGTACAAATGCAAATCATCAAAAACCTTGGAAATTTCCAGATCCTAACAAATCAACTATTTATTTAAGGGATGGACATTTAGCAAGAAATGATGCAAATACAGTAGATCTTGATGTGGAAACCACTGAAATGAGTAAAAATACTATGATGATCACTGCTTTAGATGGTGTTTTAAGAAGACAAAGTAATATTTTTTCAACCATCATAGATACAAGCTCTAAATTAGGCTAG
- a CDS encoding thioredoxin domain-containing protein, with amino-acid sequence MKKFTYLFFTFAFAFLISACSNEEKIENEFAFTEYKMGDEILLKNVNGGEKTLVRTQNGFVVKGEENKILMFDFFGTFCTPCQEEATHLTSLWQKNADNFIIIGLSHFENVSDQAVKDFAIKYGAYYFLSNSKENDRIVAQALKDINYQSMEQLPFKVVLKDGNYQDLTDFWNKDSKSYVKYYLGKVSTQTMQEDITRILNESKK; translated from the coding sequence ATGAAAAAATTTACTTATTTATTTTTTACATTTGCTTTTGCATTTTTAATAAGTGCCTGCTCAAATGAAGAAAAAATCGAAAATGAATTTGCATTTACTGAATACAAAATGGGTGATGAAATTCTTTTAAAAAATGTCAATGGTGGCGAGAAAACCTTAGTAAGAACACAAAATGGTTTTGTAGTAAAAGGTGAAGAGAATAAAATTTTAATGTTTGATTTTTTTGGAACCTTTTGTACACCTTGTCAAGAAGAAGCCACTCATCTAACAAGTTTATGGCAAAAAAATGCTGACAATTTTATCATCATAGGGCTAAGTCATTTTGAAAATGTTAGCGACCAAGCCGTAAAAGATTTTGCCATTAAATATGGAGCTTATTATTTCTTAAGCAATTCTAAAGAAAATGATAGAATTGTTGCACAAGCTTTAAAAGATATCAATTACCAAAGTATGGAACAACTTCCTTTTAAAGTAGTTTTAAAAGATGGAAACTATCAAGATTTAACAGATTTTTGGAATAAAGACTCAAAAAGTTATGTGAAATATTATCTTGGAAAAGTTTCTACTCAAACTATGCAAGAAGATATTACTAGGATATTAAATGAGTCTAAAAAGTGA
- the fliE gene encoding flagellar hook-basal body complex protein FliE produces the protein MNTINGINQFNNIGNKTNNNNNINIGDEFSSLLKNSINNLNKTQETAEAAMVDIATGEVKDLHQAAIAISKAESSMKFMLEVRNKAINAYKEISRTQI, from the coding sequence ATGAACACTATTAATGGTATAAATCAATTTAACAATATTGGAAACAAAACCAACAACAATAATAACATAAATATAGGCGATGAGTTTTCAAGCTTATTGAAAAATTCAATCAACAACCTTAATAAAACCCAAGAAACAGCTGAAGCAGCTATGGTAGATATTGCAACAGGTGAAGTCAAAGACCTACACCAAGCCGCAATAGCTATTAGTAAAGCTGAATCGAGCATGAAATTTATGCTTGAAGTTAGAAATAAGGCTATAAACGCATATAAAGAAATTTCAAGAACTCAAATATAA
- a CDS encoding ATP-dependent Clp protease adaptor ClpS has protein sequence MSLKSEILEQQKLAEPKMFKVLLLNDDVTTMDFVIEILMNVFHHDFEKASAIMLEIHHQGSGVCGVYTEEIALSKKQQVDIVAKNNNFPLQTRIEEQ, from the coding sequence ATGAGTCTAAAAAGTGAAATTTTAGAACAACAAAAACTAGCAGAACCTAAAATGTTTAAGGTTTTGCTTTTAAATGATGATGTGACAACCATGGATTTTGTGATTGAAATTTTAATGAATGTTTTTCATCATGACTTTGAAAAAGCTAGTGCAATTATGCTTGAAATTCACCATCAAGGTAGTGGGGTTTGCGGCGTATATACAGAAGAAATCGCATTAAGCAAAAAGCAACAAGTTGACATAGTAGCAAAGAACAATAACTTTCCACTCCAAACAAGGATAGAAGAACAATGA
- a CDS encoding 4-(cytidine 5'-diphospho)-2-C-methyl-D-erythritol kinase, protein MKAYAKANIFLKIIGIDSKSYHLLQSRFVLLKDIFDELSFSDEKTKEGFEITGNFTQDTIIRKAYKELENLGFSNKLNEFFKDKSLKLIKNIPIGGGLGGSSTDAVAFLLMINEALNLKLNQQQLEQICQKLGSDLIFFLSGYDSANVSGCGEIVEYFEDDFTQFDFTFPTIECSSAKVYKAFDKSSYDLKANLNLAKTLKTLKTSEILEYKNTDLNDLFTPCVKIYPKMQTFLDEAYFLSGSGSGVFKAK, encoded by the coding sequence ATGAAAGCTTATGCAAAAGCTAATATTTTTTTAAAAATCATAGGAATTGATTCAAAATCTTATCATTTATTACAATCACGCTTTGTTTTATTAAAAGATATTTTTGATGAGTTAAGCTTTAGTGATGAAAAAACTAAAGAAGGATTTGAAATCACTGGAAATTTTACCCAAGATACTATCATACGCAAAGCTTATAAAGAATTAGAAAATTTAGGATTTTCTAATAAATTAAATGAATTTTTTAAAGACAAAAGCTTAAAACTTATTAAAAATATTCCAATTGGCGGGGGACTTGGTGGAAGTAGCACTGATGCAGTTGCATTTTTATTAATGATCAACGAAGCTTTAAATTTAAAACTCAACCAACAACAACTTGAACAAATCTGCCAAAAACTAGGCTCTGATTTAATCTTTTTTTTAAGTGGATATGATAGTGCAAATGTTAGTGGGTGTGGTGAGATTGTAGAATATTTTGAAGATGATTTTACCCAATTTGATTTTACTTTTCCTACTATTGAATGCTCAAGTGCAAAAGTATATAAAGCATTTGATAAAAGTTCATATGATTTAAAAGCAAATTTAAATTTAGCTAAAACACTCAAAACACTCAAAACAAGTGAAATTTTGGAATATAAAAATACCGATTTAAACGACTTATTTACTCCTTGTGTAAAAATTTACCCTAAAATGCAAACTTTTCTTGATGAGGCTTATTTTTTAAGTGGAAGTGGAAGTGGAGTTTTTAAGGCTAAATGA
- the csrA gene encoding carbon storage regulator CsrA codes for MLILSRKENESIKIGDDIEIKIVQTGKGYAKIGIEAPKSLMILRKELIEQVKSENLHAISDETIKLDDLSKKLKK; via the coding sequence ATGTTAATTTTATCAAGAAAAGAAAATGAAAGTATAAAAATCGGAGATGATATAGAAATTAAAATAGTTCAAACAGGTAAAGGTTATGCTAAAATAGGTATTGAAGCTCCAAAATCTTTAATGATACTACGCAAAGAACTTATCGAGCAAGTAAAAAGTGAAAATTTACATGCAATTAGCGATGAAACGATAAAACTTGATGATCTAAGTAAAAAGCTTAAAAAATGA
- a CDS encoding UvrD/REP family helicase: MSFFEGLNDSQKEAIMHIDGAMLILAGAGSGKTKTITTRLAYLIDHVGIPAQNTLTLTFTNKAANVMKTRALALLQDQNLHNPLLCTFHKFGLLFLRLYSERIARANNFVIIDTDDKKKILKDLANENLKNSLASIGAYISNFKNQSKSAQEIRKELEFLKDEKNKNHEEIIYLYEQYENFLIQNNFMDFDDLLMLTNKILEDEQFAQEQSQKYTYITVDEYQDTNALQYQILKKLCTSHENICVVGDDDQSIYGWRGAKIENILNFKEQFNNVKLVKLEQNYRSTSAILQAANELIEHNRKRLGKTLICTKDEGEEITILQNDDEKIESFKVAREVSKLLNSGINPSEIAILYRVNALSRALEEAFSKEKIPFKLLSGIRFYERAEIKDIISYLRLFSNLNDDYSFKRIINRPKRNFGNASLEKLENYAKENHLSLFESLCTLQGSGFFSKKTDNELEKFILSIHKIKEKDDMLGMILALEDEFKIKEFYKDNPEGEDKLLNIDELYANLKDKITHGNYNGLDDILNEISLLNEQDGLDKESICIMSIHASKGLEFDHVFIIGLEEGFFPLTSESSNIEEERRLAYVAITRAKKKLYLSYANSRFYKGSRTRLEKSRFFGESNVIKKELTLDHQKNCYKKGDLIKHKIFGIGRVTGVSKIGVEEKLTINFGGIERMIMSSFVEKVI, encoded by the coding sequence ATGAGTTTTTTTGAAGGATTAAACGATAGTCAAAAAGAAGCTATCATGCACATTGATGGAGCTATGCTTATTTTAGCAGGTGCGGGCAGTGGTAAGACTAAAACTATAACCACTAGACTTGCTTATTTGATTGACCATGTGGGCATTCCTGCACAAAATACCCTTACACTAACTTTCACCAATAAAGCTGCTAATGTGATGAAAACTAGAGCATTGGCACTTTTGCAAGATCAAAATTTACACAATCCTCTTTTGTGTACTTTTCATAAATTTGGCTTATTATTTTTAAGGCTTTATAGCGAAAGAATTGCTAGAGCGAATAATTTTGTCATCATCGACACAGATGATAAAAAGAAAATTTTAAAAGACCTAGCAAATGAAAATCTTAAAAATTCCCTAGCAAGCATTGGGGCTTATATTTCAAATTTTAAAAATCAAAGTAAAAGCGCTCAAGAAATTCGCAAGGAATTAGAATTTTTAAAAGATGAAAAAAATAAAAATCACGAAGAGATCATTTATCTTTACGAACAATATGAAAATTTTTTAATCCAAAATAATTTCATGGATTTTGATGATTTACTCATGCTAACTAATAAAATTTTAGAAGATGAACAATTTGCACAAGAACAAAGTCAAAAATATACCTATATAACAGTAGATGAGTATCAAGATACCAATGCCTTGCAATATCAAATTCTAAAAAAACTTTGCACATCTCATGAAAACATCTGTGTAGTAGGTGATGATGATCAAAGTATTTATGGTTGGCGTGGGGCTAAAATAGAAAATATTTTAAATTTTAAAGAACAATTTAATAATGTAAAATTAGTCAAACTAGAACAAAATTATCGCTCAACTAGCGCTATTTTACAAGCTGCAAATGAGCTTATAGAGCATAATAGAAAAAGACTGGGAAAAACTTTAATTTGCACCAAAGATGAGGGCGAAGAAATTACAATTTTACAAAACGATGATGAAAAGATTGAAAGTTTTAAAGTTGCAAGAGAAGTTTCAAAACTTTTAAACTCAGGAATTAATCCTAGTGAAATAGCCATACTTTATAGAGTAAATGCCCTATCTCGTGCTCTTGAAGAAGCTTTTAGTAAAGAAAAAATTCCTTTTAAACTACTAAGCGGAATTCGTTTTTATGAAAGAGCTGAAATTAAAGATATTATTTCTTATTTAAGATTGTTTTCAAATTTAAATGACGATTATTCTTTTAAACGCATTATCAACCGCCCTAAAAGAAACTTTGGTAATGCAAGTTTAGAAAAGCTAGAAAATTATGCTAAAGAAAATCATTTGTCTTTGTTTGAAAGTCTATGTACTTTGCAAGGAAGTGGCTTTTTTAGCAAAAAAACCGATAATGAATTAGAAAAGTTCATACTAAGCATACATAAAATCAAAGAAAAAGATGATATGCTTGGAATGATTTTAGCTTTAGAAGATGAATTTAAGATTAAAGAATTTTACAAAGATAACCCAGAAGGAGAAGACAAGCTTTTAAATATAGATGAGCTTTATGCAAATTTAAAAGACAAAATCACTCATGGTAACTACAATGGCTTAGATGATATTTTAAATGAAATTTCTTTATTAAACGAACAAGATGGATTAGATAAAGAAAGCATTTGTATCATGAGTATCCATGCAAGCAAGGGGTTGGAATTTGATCATGTTTTTATCATAGGATTAGAAGAAGGTTTTTTTCCACTTACTAGTGAATCAAGCAATATAGAAGAAGAAAGAAGACTAGCCTATGTGGCAATCACTAGAGCTAAGAAAAAACTTTATTTAAGTTACGCTAATTCTAGATTTTATAAAGGAAGTCGTACAAGATTAGAAAAAAGTAGATTTTTTGGTGAGAGTAATGTAATCAAAAAAGAACTAACCTTAGATCATCAAAAAAATTGCTATAAAAAAGGAGATTTAATCAAACATAAAATTTTTGGCATAGGCAGAGTCACTGGGGTAAGTAAAATAGGTGTTGAAGAAAAACTCACGATTAATTTTGGAGGCATAGAAAGAATGATAATGTCAAGTTTTGTAGAAAAAGTGATATGA